A stretch of the Lactuca sativa cultivar Salinas chromosome 9, Lsat_Salinas_v11, whole genome shotgun sequence genome encodes the following:
- the LOC111897984 gene encoding high mobility group B protein 10, with the protein MSAPHHLSYGPKTAVFTNGYGLPTTSYPSPEASYEEITQNPQFFLDKLQTFHSLFGTKFKIPIIGGKSLDLHRLFIEVTSRGGIEKIVSDRRWKEVMAVFKFGPTITNASFVLRKYYLSLLYHFEQVYYFRKKTPSIIPPDVTNRLTDGSVSGSLKNLFSGRRVVEVGGEVTGTIDNRFEHGYLVSVEMGSEKLSGFLYHIPSEASVGSHGSHNNNMYQYQLALREASPDLEAVDTSGYDVFFTEHYVRLKPLYHGQENVIRKRIQVLWNTLTEEEKQVYQETGSRGKER; encoded by the exons ATGTCGGCCCCTCATCATCTCTCATACGGCCCAAAAACTGCCGTCTTTACCAATGGTTACGGTTTACCCACGACTTCATATCCTTCCCCAGAGGCGTCTTATGAAGAAATCACTCAAAACCCTCAATTTTTCTTGGATAAACTTCAGACATTTCACTCGCTTTTTGGTACCAAGTTCAA GATCCCTATCATTGGAGGGAAGTCTTTAGATCTTCACAGGCTATTTATAGAGGTTACATCACGAGGTGGAATCGAAAAG ATTGTTAGTGACCGAAGATGGAAGGAAGTCATGGCTGTGTTCAAATTTGGTCCCACAATCACAAACGCGTCTTTTGTGTTGAGAAAATATTATCTTTCTTTACTTTATCATTTTGAACAAGTTTATTACTTTCGCAAGAAAACTCCCTCCATAATTCCACCTG ATGTTACAAACAGGCTAACGGATGGCTCAGTCTCTGGCTCTCTCAAGAATCTCTTTTCTG GAAGGCGAGTTGTTGAAGTAGGTGGAGAAGTAACTGGGACAATTGATAACAGATTTGAACATGGTTATCTTGTCAGTGTAGAAATGGGGTCTGAAAAGCTTTCAGGGTTTCTTTATCATATTCCATCTGAAGCTTCAGTGGGTTCTCATGGAAGCCATAATAATAATATGTATCAATATCAGCTTGCATTAAGGGAAGCTTCCCCTGATTTAGAAGCTGTAGACACAAGTGGCTATGATGTGTTTTTCACTGAGCATTATGTCAGGTTAAAACCGTTGTATCATGGTCAAGAAAATGTCATCCGTAAAAGAATTCAAGTTCTATGGAACACTCTTACAGAAGAGGAGAAAcag GTTTATCAAGAAACGGGGTCGAGGGGAAAGGAAAGATAG